A single window of Senegalia massiliensis DNA harbors:
- a CDS encoding TraR/DksA C4-type zinc finger protein yields MDKNKVDKYKSMLLKEREDIKQTIKGIKDNFDGSITNASGEISAYDNHPADIGTELFMQEHNIKLSDNQKNIMTKINIALKNINEGNFGNCIVCGKEIEEERLDIIPYTVTCKNHREKIDEVIGMTDTKEQEYLSNILRRMNKDDKDYVGTDGEDIIQKVEQFNRIENDPSNSTGDYNGVFDDNDKGSVEDIESISEEFYEGQMPGEHREDIPDDQKE; encoded by the coding sequence ATGGATAAAAATAAAGTTGATAAATATAAAAGTATGTTATTAAAGGAAAGAGAGGATATAAAACAAACAATAAAAGGTATAAAAGACAATTTTGATGGCTCTATTACAAATGCTAGTGGTGAAATATCTGCTTATGATAATCATCCTGCTGATATTGGAACAGAGTTATTTATGCAAGAGCATAATATTAAATTATCTGATAATCAAAAAAATATTATGACTAAAATTAATATTGCTTTAAAAAATATTAATGAAGGAAATTTTGGTAATTGTATAGTTTGTGGAAAAGAAATAGAAGAAGAAAGATTAGATATAATACCTTATACAGTGACTTGCAAAAATCATAGAGAAAAAATAGATGAAGTTATAGGTATGACTGATACTAAAGAACAAGAATATCTTAGTAATATTTTACGAAGGATGAACAAAGATGATAAAGATTATGTAGGTACTGATGGTGAAGACATAATACAAAAAGTAGAACAATTTAATAGGATAGAAAATGATCCATCAAATTCTACTGGTGATTATAATGGTGTATTTGATGATAATGATAAAGGATCTGTTGAAGATATTGAAAGTATTTCAGAAGAATTTTATGAAGGACAAATGCCGGGAGAACATAGGGAAGATATACCAGATGATCAAAAAGAATAA
- the lspA gene encoding signal peptidase II — MYIIPILIIILDQLTKYFSVVNLEGEAPIVLIENFLQLNYVRNYGAAFGIMNSQRTFFLIITIIIVFGIILYIYKYNNTKIMNYSLVMILGGAIGNFIDRLRVGYVIDFIDVNFGDVYDFPVFNIADSFIVIGTILLVILVMTDNYEEKGKE; from the coding sequence ATGTACATAATACCTATTTTAATTATTATATTAGACCAACTAACAAAGTATTTTTCTGTGGTTAATTTAGAAGGAGAAGCTCCCATTGTATTAATTGAAAATTTTCTACAATTAAATTATGTAAGAAACTATGGTGCTGCTTTTGGAATAATGAATTCTCAAAGAACATTCTTTTTAATAATTACTATAATTATTGTATTTGGTATTATATTATATATATATAAATATAATAATACTAAAATAATGAACTATAGTTTAGTTATGATTCTTGGTGGGGCTATTGGAAATTTTATTGATAGACTTAGAGTTGGCTATGTTATTGATTTTATAGATGTTAATTTTGGAGATGTTTATGATTTTCCAGTGTTTAACATAGCAGATAGCTTTATAGTTATAGGAACTATATTGTTAGTTATATTAGTGATGACAGATAATTATGAAGAAAAGGGAAAAGAGTGA
- a CDS encoding RluA family pseudouridine synthase yields the protein MDIEINVEDDANERIDVYLADELDDFSRSYIQKLIKKNKIKVNNELIKSKYIVSEGDKVYIELPEEKKLELIPENINIDIIYEDYDVAIVYKPRGMVVHPAPGNYNSTLVNALLYHLDTLSNINGNIRPGIVHRIDKDTTGLLMIAKTNLAHLSLAEQLKKHTINRRYIALVEGNIKEDKGIINAPIGRNPKDRKKMCVTEENSKHAVTHFKVIERFKDYTLIEAKLETGRTHQIRVHMKYIKHPVVGDKVYGIKKQKFNLEGQLLHAKIIGFIHPRSGEYLEFESELPEDFSNLLRIIRDK from the coding sequence ATGGATATTGAAATTAATGTTGAAGATGATGCTAATGAAAGAATAGATGTATACTTAGCTGATGAATTAGATGATTTTTCAAGATCATATATTCAGAAACTTATTAAGAAAAATAAAATCAAAGTAAATAATGAATTAATAAAATCAAAGTATATAGTAAGTGAAGGAGATAAAGTATATATTGAATTGCCTGAAGAAAAGAAACTTGAATTAATACCAGAAAATATAAACATTGATATTATATATGAAGATTATGATGTTGCTATAGTTTATAAGCCAAGAGGTATGGTAGTTCATCCTGCCCCTGGTAATTATAATTCTACATTAGTCAATGCATTATTATATCATTTAGATACACTATCAAATATAAATGGAAATATAAGACCAGGTATAGTGCATAGAATTGATAAAGATACTACAGGCCTATTGATGATAGCTAAAACTAATTTAGCTCATCTAAGTTTAGCAGAGCAATTAAAGAAACACACTATCAATAGACGATATATTGCCTTAGTAGAAGGAAATATAAAAGAAGATAAAGGAATAATAAATGCACCTATTGGAAGAAATCCAAAAGATAGAAAAAAAATGTGTGTGACTGAAGAAAATAGCAAGCATGCTGTTACTCATTTTAAAGTTATTGAAAGATTCAAAGATTATACTTTAATTGAAGCTAAACTAGAGACTGGCAGAACTCATCAAATAAGAGTTCATATGAAATATATAAAACATCCTGTTGTAGGAGATAAAGTCTATGGTATAAAAAAGCAAAAGTTTAATTTGGAAGGCCAGTTACTACATGCTAAAATAATTGGGTTTATACATCCTAGAAGTGGGGAATATTTAGAATTTGAATCTGAATTACCTGAAGATTTTTCTAATTTACTTAGAATCATAAGAGATAAATAG
- the pyrR gene encoding bifunctional pyr operon transcriptional regulator/uracil phosphoribosyltransferase PyrR: MKTKAVILDEKAINRATTRISHEIIEKNKGIENVVLVGIKTRGVPFAKRIAEKIKTIEGKTVKVEELDISLYRDDLSEVADKPLIKSSQISTDISNKIIVLIDDVLYTGRTVRAALDAIVDNGRPKKIQLAVLIDRGHRELPIRPDFVGKNVPTSKNEIINVNFKETDGSDEVTIKE, encoded by the coding sequence ATTAAAACAAAAGCTGTAATTTTAGATGAAAAAGCTATAAATAGAGCTACTACGAGAATATCACATGAAATAATTGAAAAAAACAAAGGTATAGAAAATGTAGTATTAGTAGGAATAAAGACAAGAGGGGTTCCTTTTGCTAAAAGAATAGCAGAAAAAATTAAAACTATAGAAGGTAAAACAGTAAAAGTTGAAGAGCTTGATATATCTTTATATAGAGATGACTTGTCAGAAGTAGCAGATAAACCATTAATTAAGAGTTCTCAAATTTCAACTGATATATCTAATAAAATTATTGTTTTAATAGATGATGTATTATATACAGGAAGAACTGTAAGAGCTGCACTTGATGCTATTGTAGATAATGGTAGGCCCAAAAAAATACAGTTAGCCGTATTAATAGATAGAGGTCATAGAGAATTACCAATAAGGCCTGACTTTGTAGGTAAAAATGTTCCTACATCAAAGAATGAAATAATAAATGTTAATTTTAAAGAGACAGATGGTAGTGATGAAGTTACAATAAAAGAATAA
- a CDS encoding solute carrier family 23 protein: MSEETMVKNVNASKERNLKMDKVFKKGILSIQHVIAMFGATVLVPMITGLNPGVALFCAGMGTLIFHLVTKGKVPVFLGSSFAFIPVIGVVSARFGDLRYAQGGIMVAGFLYIIFAGLIKLFGVEKIKTFFPPIVTGPMVIVIGLIMSPTAIEMASNNWLVSLVVVSTVIIVSVFGKGMFKVVPILCGVIVGYVLSVMLNIVDFTPVTEAAFISVPEFTLPKFSLEAIAIIAPIVLAVFMEHIGDITTNGAVVGKNFLNDPGLHRTLIGDGLATLFSGFIGGPANTTYGENTSVLAVTKNYDPSILRISAIIAISISFIGKVGALLQTIPVPVMGGVSLILFGMISSVGIRTLTTAEVDFSSNRNLIIASLILVIGIGTEILKVKQGLFLADGTKAFTGLIGIPITNSIQIVGLSLAAIVGIVINKVLPQETN, from the coding sequence ATGTCTGAAGAGACTATGGTAAAAAATGTTAACGCAAGTAAAGAACGAAATCTTAAGATGGATAAGGTATTTAAAAAAGGGATATTAAGTATACAGCATGTAATAGCAATGTTTGGTGCTACGGTTTTGGTACCTATGATTACAGGACTTAATCCAGGAGTAGCTTTATTTTGTGCAGGAATGGGTACATTAATATTTCATTTAGTTACAAAAGGTAAAGTTCCTGTATTTTTAGGTTCTAGTTTTGCATTTATACCCGTTATAGGTGTAGTATCAGCGAGATTTGGTGATTTAAGATATGCTCAAGGTGGTATAATGGTTGCTGGATTTTTATATATTATTTTTGCTGGTCTTATAAAATTATTTGGAGTAGAAAAGATAAAGACTTTTTTCCCACCAATAGTTACTGGTCCTATGGTTATAGTAATTGGTCTTATAATGAGTCCTACAGCTATAGAAATGGCTTCAAATAACTGGTTAGTATCTTTAGTTGTAGTTTCTACTGTAATAATAGTGTCAGTGTTTGGTAAAGGCATGTTTAAAGTAGTACCTATACTTTGTGGAGTTATAGTAGGTTATGTTTTATCAGTTATGTTAAATATAGTTGATTTTACACCAGTTACTGAGGCGGCTTTTATAAGCGTTCCAGAGTTTACATTACCTAAGTTTAGTCTTGAAGCTATAGCTATAATTGCTCCAATAGTTTTAGCTGTTTTTATGGAACATATAGGAGATATTACTACAAATGGAGCAGTAGTAGGTAAAAATTTTTTAAATGACCCTGGTCTTCATAGAACTTTAATAGGTGATGGACTTGCTACATTATTTTCAGGATTTATAGGTGGACCTGCAAATACTACTTATGGTGAAAATACTTCAGTACTTGCAGTAACAAAAAACTATGATCCTTCTATTTTAAGAATATCAGCAATTATAGCAATATCAATAAGTTTTATTGGAAAAGTAGGAGCATTACTTCAAACTATTCCAGTACCAGTTATGGGTGGAGTTAGTCTTATTCTCTTTGGAATGATTTCCAGTGTAGGTATAAGAACATTAACAACAGCAGAAGTTGACTTTTCTAGTAATAGAAACTTAATAATAGCATCACTTATTCTTGTTATTGGTATAGGAACAGAAATATTAAAAGTAAAACAAGGATTATTTCTTGCAGATGGTACAAAGGCATTTACTGGTTTGATTGGGATACCAATTACTAATAGTATTCAAATAGTAGGATTAAGTCTTGCAGCAATAGTTGGTATAGTAATTAATAAAGTATTACCACAGGAAACAAATTAA
- a CDS encoding Rqc2 family fibronectin-binding protein gives MSLDGITLRSLVYELQDTLINGKINKVYQPETDELLMDIRNNGITKKLIVSASSNNPRIHFTDDTKKNPQSPPMFCMLLRKHIQGGRILSIEQYGFERVIKILISSYDELGDLTEKELIVEIMGRHSNIILLDKNNNKIIDSIKRVTPDISSVRQVLPGLKYSSVPSQNKISPLDLEKNNFLLFMKDINSSKVLYKSLYENFIGISPLIAKEICKKADIYENLNIKELKENDIKKIYLSFKSIIDYILDGSSSPTIVYNEFKTKILGFSSYDLTQFDNSIKQKFNTVNEMLDNLYKTKDKLDRIKQKSLSLKKRIKTRLDRDKNKLSKQKDELLNAKNREKYKIAGELITANIYRIEKGMDRIEVLDYYNDNQKITIKLNPNLTPSENAQKKFKRYNKLKNAFIEVSNQIKQTESEINYLENILLSIENASDLDDLEEIREELIEENYIKNRKKYKNKKKSKFKSKPMHFLSSDGYDIYVGKNNKQNDYLTLKFSDKNDFWFHTKDIPGSHVIVRKKGKEIPENTIYEASLLAAYNSKAKMSSNVPVDYTERKNVKKPNGAKPGMVIYENNNTIYVTPTEKEMSKINKIN, from the coding sequence ATGTCATTAGATGGAATCACATTAAGAAGTTTAGTATACGAACTTCAAGATACACTTATTAATGGAAAAATAAATAAAGTTTATCAGCCTGAAACTGATGAATTATTAATGGATATAAGAAATAATGGAATAACAAAAAAATTAATCGTTTCTGCAAGTAGTAATAATCCTAGAATTCATTTTACTGATGATACTAAAAAAAATCCACAATCTCCACCTATGTTTTGTATGCTTTTAAGAAAACATATTCAAGGAGGAAGGATTTTATCCATAGAACAATATGGTTTTGAACGTGTTATAAAAATCTTAATATCATCATATGATGAGCTAGGTGATTTAACAGAGAAAGAGCTTATAGTTGAGATTATGGGTAGACACAGCAATATAATATTATTAGATAAAAATAATAACAAGATAATTGATTCAATAAAAAGGGTTACCCCTGATATAAGTAGTGTTAGACAAGTTTTACCAGGATTAAAATATAGCTCTGTTCCTTCTCAAAATAAAATAAGCCCTCTTGATTTAGAAAAAAATAACTTTTTATTATTCATGAAAGATATTAATAGTTCAAAAGTATTATATAAATCCCTTTATGAAAATTTTATAGGAATAAGTCCTCTTATTGCTAAAGAAATTTGTAAAAAAGCTGATATTTATGAAAATTTAAATATAAAAGAATTAAAAGAAAATGATATAAAAAAAATATATTTATCATTTAAGAGCATTATTGATTATATCCTTGATGGAAGCTCATCTCCCACAATAGTATATAATGAATTTAAAACTAAAATATTAGGATTTTCTAGTTATGATTTAACTCAGTTTGATAATTCTATAAAACAAAAATTTAATACAGTCAATGAAATGTTAGATAATTTATACAAAACAAAAGATAAATTAGATAGAATCAAGCAAAAATCTTTATCCTTAAAAAAACGTATAAAAACTAGATTGGATAGAGATAAAAACAAATTATCAAAACAAAAAGATGAATTATTAAATGCTAAAAATAGAGAAAAATATAAAATAGCTGGTGAACTAATTACTGCCAATATATATAGAATAGAAAAAGGTATGGATAGAATAGAAGTTTTAGACTATTACAATGATAATCAAAAAATAACTATAAAATTAAATCCAAATCTAACACCTTCTGAGAATGCTCAAAAAAAATTTAAAAGATATAATAAACTAAAAAATGCCTTTATTGAAGTATCAAATCAAATAAAACAAACCGAATCTGAAATTAATTATTTAGAGAATATTTTATTAAGTATTGAAAATGCATCTGATTTAGATGATTTAGAAGAAATCAGAGAAGAGTTGATTGAAGAAAATTATATTAAAAATAGAAAAAAATATAAAAATAAAAAGAAAAGTAAATTTAAAAGTAAACCTATGCACTTTTTATCAAGTGATGGGTATGATATTTATGTAGGTAAAAATAATAAACAAAATGATTATTTAACATTAAAATTCTCTGATAAAAATGATTTCTGGTTTCATACAAAAGATATACCTGGATCCCATGTCATAGTAAGAAAAAAAGGAAAAGAAATTCCTGAAAATACTATTTATGAAGCTTCATTACTTGCAGCTTATAACAGTAAAGCTAAAATGTCTAGTAATGTTCCTGTAGATTATACAGAAAGAAAAAATGTTAAAAAGCCAAATGGGGCAAAACCTGGAATGGTTATATATGAAAATAACAATACTATTTATGTAACTCCAACAGAGAAAGAAATGAGTAAAATAAATAAGATAAATTAA
- a CDS encoding YicC/YloC family endoribonuclease: protein MVKSMTGFGRGENKDESRQFNVEIKSVNHRYNDIIIRMPRHLSYLEEKIKTIIKKKIKRGRVEVYINLENIGETQLEVNVNLDLAKSYKEALSLLNQELNLDDSIKIESITKYPDIINVEKKEESEDVIWNVLSVAVEDSVKDIYSMRCEEGDKLAQDIKKRLDYIKNLNLKIEERSPLVVEEYKSKLENRINDLLDNSVEVDESKLANEVAYFADKANITEEIVRLDSHIIQLIETLSLDDAIGRKLDFLIQEMNREANTMGSKVGDIEITKHVVEIKSELEKIREQVQNIE from the coding sequence ATGGTTAAAAGTATGACTGGGTTTGGAAGAGGCGAAAATAAAGATGAAAGTAGACAATTTAATGTTGAGATAAAATCTGTAAATCATAGATATAATGATATTATCATAAGAATGCCTAGACACTTATCTTATTTAGAAGAAAAGATAAAAACTATTATTAAGAAAAAAATAAAAAGAGGTAGAGTAGAAGTATACATAAATCTAGAAAACATAGGAGAGACACAGTTAGAAGTCAATGTAAATTTAGATTTAGCAAAATCCTACAAAGAAGCTTTAAGTTTATTAAATCAAGAGTTAAACTTAGATGACTCTATAAAAATAGAAAGCATAACAAAATATCCTGATATAATAAATGTAGAGAAAAAAGAAGAATCTGAAGATGTTATTTGGAATGTATTATCTGTAGCAGTTGAAGATAGCGTTAAAGATATCTATTCTATGAGATGTGAAGAAGGAGATAAACTAGCACAAGATATTAAAAAAAGGCTTGATTATATAAAAAATTTAAACTTAAAAATTGAAGAAAGATCACCTTTAGTTGTAGAAGAATATAAATCGAAATTAGAAAATAGAATAAATGATTTGTTAGATAACTCTGTTGAAGTAGATGAATCTAAACTTGCTAATGAAGTTGCATATTTTGCTGATAAGGCTAATATAACAGAAGAAATTGTTAGGTTAGATAGTCACATAATACAATTAATAGAAACTTTAAGCTTAGATGATGCTATAGGTCGTAAATTAGATTTTTTAATTCAAGAGATGAATAGAGAAGCAAATACAATGGGTTCAAAGGTGGGAGATATTGAAATAACTAAACATGTTGTTGAAATAAAAAGTGAATTAGAAAAAATAAGAGAACAGGTTCAGAATATTGAGTAG
- the remA gene encoding extracellular matrix/biofilm regulator RemA, with the protein MSLKLISIGFGNIVSGNRIVAIVGSESAPIKRIIQDARERSMLIDATHGRRTRSVIITDSEHVILSAIQPETISHRLEVNKEKDD; encoded by the coding sequence TTGAGTTTAAAATTAATTAGTATTGGTTTTGGGAATATTGTTTCAGGTAATAGAATAGTTGCAATTGTAGGATCGGAATCCGCTCCGATAAAGAGGATAATACAAGATGCGAGAGAAAGAAGTATGTTAATAGATGCTACACATGGTAGAAGAACAAGATCTGTTATTATAACAGATAGCGAACATGTAATATTATCAGCAATTCAACCAGAAACTATATCACATAGATTAGAAGTAAACAAAGAAAAAGATGACTAA
- the gmk gene encoding guanylate kinase has protein sequence MSKGLLVVISGPSGAGKGTICKELLKELDLNLSISATTREPRKGEVDGTNYFFISKDKFQDMLLNNEFLEHAEVYNNYYGTPKEYVFDMLEEGRDVLLEIDIQGALSIKEIYPDGVFIFILPPSMEELKNRIEKRATETKEAMIKRLDAAYKELKYVFKYDYGVLNDTVDSAVDNINSIIKAEKCKVNRQIHLIKNIEEA, from the coding sequence ATGTCTAAAGGATTATTAGTTGTTATCTCTGGCCCATCTGGTGCTGGAAAGGGAACAATATGTAAAGAATTATTAAAGGAATTAGATTTAAATTTATCTATTTCTGCCACTACAAGGGAACCACGAAAAGGAGAGGTAGATGGTACTAATTACTTTTTTATATCTAAAGACAAATTTCAAGATATGCTTTTAAATAATGAATTTCTAGAGCATGCAGAGGTATATAATAATTATTATGGTACACCAAAAGAATATGTATTTGACATGTTAGAGGAAGGTAGAGATGTATTGTTAGAAATTGATATTCAAGGTGCACTTTCTATAAAGGAAATATATCCTGATGGAGTTTTTATATTTATACTGCCTCCATCAATGGAAGAACTTAAAAATAGAATAGAAAAAAGGGCAACAGAAACAAAAGAAGCAATGATAAAAAGGTTAGATGCAGCATATAAAGAATTAAAGTATGTATTTAAATATGATTATGGTGTATTAAATGATACTGTTGATTCTGCAGTTGATAATATTAACTCCATAATTAAAGCAGAAAAATGTAAAGTTAATAGACAAATACATTTAATAAAAAATATAGAGGAGGCTTAA
- the rpoZ gene encoding DNA-directed RNA polymerase subunit omega: MLYPSVNDILEKVDSRYTLVLLVSKRARQLVDGNKPYIDITTNKPVSIALHELAEDKITYTRSDDMKELTKE; this comes from the coding sequence ATGTTATATCCATCGGTAAATGATATTTTAGAAAAAGTTGATAGTAGATACACTTTAGTGTTATTAGTTTCAAAGAGAGCAAGGCAATTAGTTGATGGTAATAAACCATATATTGATATAACTACTAATAAACCAGTTAGTATAGCACTTCATGAACTTGCAGAAGATAAAATCACATATACTAGATCTGATGATATGAAGGAACTTACTAAAGAATAA
- the coaBC gene encoding bifunctional phosphopantothenoylcysteine decarboxylase/phosphopantothenate--cysteine ligase CoaBC, translated as MLDGKNVVLGVTGGIAVYKACDIVSRLRKLKANVDVIMTNSATKFVSPLTFSSMSQNPVTESMFKEPQQWDIEHISLAQKADVFLVAPATANIIGKVANGIADDMLSTTIMATKAKVIFAPAMNTGMYLNPIFQENMEKLKKLGYEFISPGEGRLACGDIGPGKLADPQQIVQYVEEYLNLNKDLLGKKILVTAGPTIESIDPVRYLTNHSSGKMGYKIAEMAEKRGADVVLISGPTHLDKPKNVKVIDIMSTEEMYEQVLKYFNDSDILIKSAAPSDYRPVKYSDSKLKKSNEDLDIKFVRNPDILKKCGEIKKEQKIIGFAAESNDLEKYALEKLKKKNLDMIVANDISKKESGFKSDNNKVILFKNDGSKDEYPLMRKEDLANIILDNIN; from the coding sequence TTGTTAGACGGTAAAAATGTTGTGTTAGGTGTTACAGGTGGAATAGCTGTATATAAAGCTTGTGATATTGTAAGTAGATTAAGAAAATTGAAAGCTAATGTAGATGTAATAATGACAAATTCAGCTACAAAATTTGTATCTCCTTTAACTTTTTCATCTATGAGTCAAAATCCTGTCACAGAAAGTATGTTTAAAGAACCACAACAATGGGATATAGAACATATCAGTTTGGCACAAAAAGCAGATGTGTTTTTAGTAGCTCCAGCAACAGCTAATATAATTGGAAAAGTTGCAAATGGAATAGCAGATGATATGCTATCAACTACTATTATGGCTACAAAGGCTAAAGTCATATTCGCACCAGCTATGAATACAGGTATGTATTTAAATCCTATTTTTCAAGAAAACATGGAGAAGTTAAAGAAATTAGGATATGAGTTTATTTCTCCAGGTGAAGGCAGACTTGCTTGTGGAGATATTGGTCCAGGTAAACTTGCTGATCCTCAACAAATAGTACAATATGTTGAAGAGTATTTGAATTTAAATAAAGATTTACTTGGTAAAAAAATTCTTGTTACAGCAGGACCAACTATTGAGTCTATAGATCCAGTAAGGTATCTTACTAATCACTCTAGTGGTAAAATGGGATATAAAATAGCAGAAATGGCAGAAAAAAGAGGTGCAGATGTTGTTCTTATTAGTGGTCCTACACATTTAGATAAGCCTAAAAATGTGAAAGTGATAGATATTATGTCTACTGAAGAAATGTATGAACAAGTACTAAAATACTTTAATGACAGTGACATATTAATAAAATCAGCTGCTCCTTCTGATTATAGACCAGTTAAATATAGTGATAGTAAATTAAAAAAATCTAATGAAGATTTGGATATAAAATTTGTTAGGAATCCAGACATTTTAAAAAAATGTGGTGAAATAAAAAAAGAACAGAAGATTATAGGTTTTGCCGCTGAATCTAATGATTTAGAAAAATATGCTTTAGAGAAACTAAAAAAGAAAAATTTAGATATGATTGTTGCAAATGACATATCTAAAAAAGAATCAGGGTTTAAATCAGATAATAATAAGGTTATATTGTTTAAAAATGATGGTTCTAAAGATGAATATCCTTTGATGAGAAAAGAAGATTTAGCAAATATAATATTAGATAATATTAATTAA